The genomic window GCCCAGTGCAGTTGCACGCGCTGGCCCGGACGCACCTGGGCGACCTTGTCGATGTCCTCGTCGATCACCACACCGATGACCGGATAGCCGCCGGTGAGCGGGTGGTCCGGACCCAAGATCACCGGTAGTCCGTTGGGCGGCACCTGAATTGCGCCGCGGGTGAGGCCCTCGCTGGGCAGTTGCCGGTCCGGGTTGCGGTGTCGCAGCGGTCGGCCGCTCAACCGCATACCGACTCGGTCGCTGCGGTCGGAGGCCACCCAGACGGTGTGGACCAAAGCGTCGGGGTCGACGAACCAGTCGTCGCGCGGCCCGGGGACCGCCAGCAACTCGACCACGTCGTCGGTGATGGCGGCGACCGCGGCCTGATCGAGTTCTGGGTAGTCGGCGGTGTGATCGCCGACGGGCAGCACGTCTCCGGTACGCAGCGGCGACGGCCCGATCGCCGACATCACGTCATAACTGCGGGAGCCGAGCACCGGCTTGACGCAGATGCCACCGCGCACCGCCAGATAGGTGCGCAGGCCGGCGCGCGGTGTGGTCAAGGAGATCACCTGGCCGTCGTGGACGTGGTGAATGCTGTTGTTACCGAAGATGTTTCCATCGACAGTCGGATCGGCGTCGGCACCGGTCACAGCGATGTCGAGGTCACCGCCGCAAACCCGGGCGGCGAAACCGCCCAGCGTCACTTCCACGGTGGCCCGGTCGTCCGGGTTGGCAACCAGCCGGTTGGCCAGAGTGTGGGAGCGCCGATCGGCAGCCCCGGACCGGCCCACACCGAGATGCGCCAGACCGGGCCGGCCCAGATCCTGGACGATGGCCATCGGTCCGCTGCGCAGGATTTCCAATGTCGTCACGGCAAAGCCTCCTATGCGGCGCGAAACCGTACCCACATTCCCGGCGTCAACAGTGCGGGGTTGGGTCGATCGATGTCCCACAGGACCGCCTCGGTGTGGCCGATGAGCTGCCAGCCACCGGGTGATTGCCGCGGATAGACCGCGCTGAATTCGCCCGCGAGGGCGACGGAACCGGCGGGCACCGATGTCCGTGGTTCGGCCCGGCGTGGCACCCGTAGCCGCGGGTCGCCGTCGATCAGATAGGCAAAGCCGGGAGCGAAGCCGCTGAACCCCACTCGCCACCGGGTTGCGGTGTGCGCGTTGATCACTTGCGCGGTCGTCAAGCCGGTGTGCTCGGCGACCTCAGCCAGATCCGGCCCGTCGTAGACGACGTCGATGACGATCTCGTCGTTCCCGGTGGCCGCCGCGTCGGACCCGACCACGCGCAATCTGCGGATCCGCTGGCGGGTGAGGCCCTGATGGCGAGGCTCGGCCAGCTTCACCAGCACGGTTTGCGAGCCGGGAACGATGTCGACCACACCGGGCAACGCGGCCCCGCGCAGCGCCTCCGTCCACGCCAAAACCGCTGTGGTGTCCCGACATTGCAACATGAGCGCTCGGTCGCCGTAGTCGAGGACGTCGCACGCCAGTGCCGGCTCCATGGAGGACTCCGTCACGCTCATAGTTTTCAAGGTAATGCCGGATTCGGCGGCTCCGCCAGGAATCTTCGAGCACTGCCAGAGCTGCCTTACCGAAAGCTCACTCAGCCCAGGATTTTGCCGATCAAGGGTGGTAGTTGATCGGCCACGACGGGATAGCTCAGCGGCGAGCTGAAGGCGATCGCCCCGGCCAGATCCTTGCTGGTGAAGATGTGCCGGTTCTGGACGGTGGCCTGGGCGCCCGCCACTTCGGGGTCGGCCAGCAATGCATGCTGCTCCTCGGGGCTCTCGGTGGTCCAGATCACCACGTCGGCCGAATCGAGCACCGGTTTGATCTGCTCGCGCGGGATGACTGCGCGGTTGGAGGCGACGAAGGGCTTGATGCTGTCGGCGATGATCAGGCCCATCTGATTGAGGAAGTCGGTTCGCCAGCCGCCGGGCGTCGCGATCACACTGCCTTGCCACAACCGGCCCTGCAGCAGCAGCGCTTTCTTGCCCTTCCACTGCTGGTTTTTCGCGGCGATGTCGGTGAATCTCTGGTCGACGGCGCCGATCAGCGACTTCATCTGGTCGGCCTGGAACACCGCCGTGCCGATGGCGGTGGCCTGGTCCTTCCACGGCTCGAAGAACGCGTCCCCCTCGGATTGGGCGAGCGTCGGGGCGATGGCCGACAGCTTCTGATAGGTGTCGGCGTCCAGACCGGCGTTGATGGCCACGATCAGGTCAGGTTTGAGTCCGCCGATCTGTTCGACGGGAATCCCGTTGTCCAAGTTGAGCACAACGGGCTGCGCGGAGCCCAGTTTTGGCTGGGCCCAGGGCCATACCGCGAACGGTTGGTCGCCGAACCAGTTGGTCACCGCGATCGGGACGACGCCGACCGCCAGCAAGTCGTCCTGCTCGGTGTAGCCGGCACTGACTACCCGCTTCGGTGGTTGCTTGATGACGGTCTGACCGAAAAGGTGGTTGACCGTCACCGCATCGCCACCCGCCGTACCCGGGGGCGGCTTGGGTTTGGAGCATCCCGAGAGGGATCCGGTGGCCCCGGTTGCGAGAAGTCCTGCAGCCCCGGCGACGTGCAAGAATCCCCGCCGACTCCATCCCTTGTGCACAGCGTGAGAGTATCGCGTGTCTGACGCAGTGGTCAGTTACTTGGCCGCGGCTTGGGCTGGTAGCCCACCCAAGGGCTGTAGTCGGCGATCAGCTCCTCCTGCGGCGGCCGCTGTTCGGCCGGCACATGCTGCAGGTTGATGCGGATCCGGTACCAGATCGAGCTGGGTCCGCGCATCCCGTCGACCAGCACATCGGCGGGCTGCAGCCGTTCGGCCGCGGCGGGATGACGCTCGCGCCAGACGTCCAGCGCGGCCATCGCCTCGTCCTTGGTCTTGGTCCGGGCGACCTCGATCAGCGGCATCGAGGACTGGCGCCGGCCATCGGCGGACTTTCGCGACCCCCTCGGCGCCTTCTCCGGGGGACCCAGCTCTTCGGCCAGCGCCAGCAATTGATCCAGCCCCCCGACCGCGTCATCCATGCCCGCCCAGGGGTCGCCGACATCGGCGAATCGATCCGGCACGGTCGCAATGGTGAAGGCCTCGGGCCGGCAGGTGGCCACCTCATCCCAGTGCAGCGGGGTGGACACCCGCGCGTCCGGAGTGGCCCGCACCGAGTAGGCCGACGCGACCGTGCGGTCCTTGGCGTTCTGGTTGAAGTCGACGAAGACGCCCTCGCGTTCTTCTTTCCACCACCGGCTGGTGGCCAGCTCGGGTGCGCGCCGTTCGACTTCCCGCGCGATTGTCTGTGCGGCCAGCCGGACCTGCTTGAAGGGCCACCGCGGGGCGATCCGGGCGTAGATGTGAAAGCCGCGGGAGCCCGACGTCTTGGGCCACGGAACCAGCCCGTAGTCCTCGAGCACCTCGCGGGTCACCAGCGCGACAGCCAGGATCCGCTGCCAGTCCACGCCGGGCATCGGGTCCAGGTCGACGCGAAGTTCGTCGGGGTGGTCAAGGTCCCCGGCCAGGACGGGATGCGGATTGAGGTCGACGCAGCCCAGGTTGATCACCCACGCCAGTCCAGGGGCGTCATGGATGACCGCCTCGGCGGCCGATGTGCCTGAGGCGTAATGGAGTTCGGCGACGTCGACCCATCCCGGCCGGTTCGCCGGCGCACGCTTCTGGAACACCGCCTCCACCGAGATGCCCTTGACGAAGCGTTTGAGGATCATCGGGCGTCCGGCCACACCCCGTAACGCCCCGTCGGCCACCGACAGGTAGTAGCGGACCAGATCCAGCTTCGTCAGGCCGGGCCGGCCGCCGTGCTCGGGGAAGATGACTTTGTCCGGGTGGGTGATGGCGACCTCACGCCCAGCAATCTCGAGCGACACCGGGCGGGCCATGGAAGTCCACTGTAATTCGGGGAGGCTTCTTGACAGCAGTGCGACGCCCGTCACATATGGTGAACTCATGCCTAACCTCAGTGACCTGCCTGGGCTGCCCGGTCAAGCTGTCTCCAAGATTCAGCAGTACGTCGAACGCGGCGCAGCCGAACTGCACTACGTGCGGAAAATCTTCGAGTCGGGTGCCTTCCGGCTCGAGCCGCCGCAAAACTACGCGGCCATGGCTGTCGAGATCCGTAAGTGGGGCGAGTTCGGCATGCTGCCGTCGCTCAACGCCCGGCGCCACCCCGACCGGGCGGCGTGCATTGACGACGACGGCGAGTTCACCTTCAAAGAGCTCGACGAGGCCGCGCACGCCGTGGCCAACGGCCTGATCGAAAAAGGCGTCAAGGGCGGCGACGGGGTGGCCATCCTGGCCCGCAACAGTCGTTGGTTCTTGATCGCCTACTTCGGCGCCGCCCGGGTGGGTGCCCGCATCATCCTGCTCAACAGCGAGTTCTCCGGTCCGCAGATCAAGGAGGTGTCCGAGCGCGAGGACGCCAAACTGATCATCTACGACGACGAGTACACCAAGGCTGTCCAGAAAGCCGAGCCGGAGCTGGGCAAGCTACGCGCGCTGGGAACCAACCCGGACAGTGACGAGTCCTCGGGCAGCAAGGACGAGACGCTGGCCGACCTGATCGAACGCAGCAGCAAGGACCCGGCCCCGAAGGCCAGTAGGCATGCGTCGATCATCATTCTGACCAGCGGTACCACCGGCACCCCGAAGGGCGCCAACCGCAGCACCCCACCCACCTTGGCGCCGGTCGGCGGCATCCTGTCGCACGTCCCGTTCAAGGCCAACGAGGTGACCTCGCTGCCCGCCCCGATGTTCCATGCCCTGGGTTTCCTGCATGGCACCATCGCGATGTTCCTGGGCTCGACGCTGGTGCTGCGGCGCAAGTTCAAGCCGCCGCTGGTGCTCGAGGACATCGAGAAGCACAAGGTCACCGCCATGGTGGTGGTGCCGGTGATGCTGTCCCGGATCCTCGATGCGATCGAGAAGATGGACAAAAAGCCCGACCTGTCCACTCTGAAGATCGTCTTCGTCTCCGGATCGGCGCTGGGCGCCGACCTCGCCGAACGTGCGCTCGAGGACCTGGGCCCGGTGATCTACAACATGTACGGCTCGACCGAGATCGCCTTCGCCACCATCGCCGAACCCAAGCACCTGCAACACAACTCGTCGACGGTGGGTCCCGTCGTCAAGGGTGTGAAGGTCAAGATCTACGACGACAACGGCAAGGAACTGCCGCAGGGCGAGATCGGGCGGATCTTCGTGGGCAACGCCTTCCCGTTCGAGGGTTACACCGGCGGCGGGAAGAAGCAGATCATCGACGGTCTGCTGTCCTCCGGCGACGTGGGCTACTTCGGTGACGACGGTCTGCTCTACATCAGCGGGCGCGACGACGAGATGATCGTCTCCGGCGGCGAGAACGTGTTCCCGGCCGAGGTCGAGGACTTGCTCAACGGCCACCCGGACGTGGTGGAGGCCACCGCTATCGGGGTCGAGGACAAGGAGTGGGGTCACCGGCTGCGGGCGTTCGTGGTCAAGAAGGGCGACGCCGACGTCGACGAGGACACCCTCAAGCACTATGTCCGCGATCACCTGGCCCGGTACAAGGTGCCTCGCGAAGTGATCTTCCTCGACGAACTGCCGCGCAACCCCACCGGCAAGATCCTCAAGCGCGAACTGCGCGAGATGGATCCGGAGGACTCCGGCAGTGGCGGCAAGGGCGGCAAGAGTAAGTCCGACAGCAAGTCGAAGGCCGACGGAGGCGGCAAGGCCAAGGACGGGGCCGACAAGGCCAAGACCGACGAAGCCGACAAGAAGGACGACAAGGACGACAAGGCCAAGGCGGACGGAGCCGACAAGAAGGACGACAAAGCCGACAAGGAGAGCGAAAAAGCCGAGTAGTCGTCCGGGGTCCGTTACGGGTCGCGGGGCAGGCCGAGCAACCGTTCGGCGATGATGTTGAGCTGCACTTCCGACGTGCCGCCGTAAATCGTGGTGGCCCGGCTGGCCAGCAGGTACTCACCCCACTTACCCGGCAACTCGTCGGTGTCGCCGATCGCGGCATCCGTCCCGAAGGACGCCACCGCGAACTCGGCGTAGCCCTGGCCGGTGCGCATGGACAACAACTTCGAGATGGCCGCCGAGGGCATCGCGTCACCGCCGGCGATCGTCAGCAAGGTGGAACGTAGGTTGAGCAGCTTGGCGGCATGCCCCTCGGCGATCAACTGCCCGGCGCGGTGCCGGGCCACCTGGTCGAACTGTCCGTCGCGGACGAATTCCACGAACTCGGCCAGGGTGGCCAGGAAGTTGGCTTCGCTGCTGCCGATCGACACGCGTTCTGCGGTCAACGTGTTGCGGCTGACCTCCCAGCCCCGATTCACTTCGCCGAGCACACAGTCGTCGGGCACGAACACGTCGTCGATGTAGACGGTGTTGAACATCTCGTGACCGGTGAGCTCACGCAACGGCTTGACTTGCACGCCTTCGCTTTTCATGTCCAGCAGGAAGTACGTGATGCCGTTGTGTTTCGGCGCGTCGGGGTCCGTTCTGGCCAGCAGGGCGCCCCACTGCGAATACTGCGCTGCGGTGGTCCAGATCTTCTGTCCGGTGATGCGCCAGCCGCCGTCGACCCGGGTTGCCTTGGTTGACAGGCCGGCCAGATCAGAACCGGCACCCGGCTCGGAGAACAGCTGGCACCAGATCATTTCGCCCCGAAAGGTGGGCGGCAGGAACCGTTGTTGCTGCTCGTCGGTACCGAACGCGACGATCGACGGAATGATCCAGGCGGCGATGCCGACCTGCGGCCGCTTGACCCGTCCGGAGGTGAACTCCTGGGCGATGATGACCTGCTCGACGGGGTTGGACGCCCGGCCCCACGGCTTGGGCAGATACGGCAGCACCCACCCGGCTTCGGCGATCGCGACCTTGCGCGCCTCGCGGTCGCTCATGTCCTTCAAGGCGGTGACCTCGGCGCGGATCTCGGCGCGCAGCTTCTCCGTCTCCGGGTCCAGGTCGATGTTGACCGGGCGCATGCCGCTGGTGGTCGCCACGTCCACGACGCGTTGCGGGTATTCCGAAGAGCGACCGAAGCTGGCCGCCAGCATCAGCGCGCGGCGGTAATAGACGTTGGTGTCGTGTTCCCAGGTGAAGCCGATGCCGCCGTGCACCTGGATGCAGTCCTGGGCGCAGCGCTGAGCGGCGGCAGGAGCCAGCGTCGCGGCCACCGCCGCGGCGAACTCGAACCCGGATGCCTCGTCGATCGCGCGGGCGGCGTCCCACACCGCTGCGGTGGCGCGCTCGGTATCGGCGACCATCTCCGCGCACTTGTGCTTGATGGCCTGGAACTGGCCGATCGGCCGGCCGAACTGTTCGCGGATCTTGGCGTATTCCGTCGCGGTATCCGTCGCCCAGCGCGCCACGCCCACGGCTTCGGCCGAGAGCAACGTGGTCATCAACGCATGCGCGGTCGCCATGCTCAGATTGCTCAGCACCGCGTCGTCGCCGATCTCGACGGCGTTGACCCGGACGTGGGCAACCGGCCGCAAGGGGTCCAGGCTGCGTACCGGTTCGATCTCGAGTTCCTCGGCGGGCAGCAGCACCCATTCCTCGCCGCTGTCGATCGCCACCGGCAACACCAGCACCGACGCCTGTGCGGCCGCCGGAACCGCGCGAACCTCCCCGCGAATCACCAGGGCATCACCGTGGCGGGTTGCGGTCAACGTGGAGTCCAGCGCGTAGGCCGCGATGGCGGCACCGGACGCCAGGTCGGCAAGCACCTTGGCGTCGGGGTCGTGCGCGGCGATCAGCGCGCTGGCGATCGCCGACGGCACGAACGGCCCGGGGACGGCGCCGTACCCGAACTCGGCGAGCACCACCGCGAGCTCCAAGATGCCGAAACCCTGTCCGCCGACGGACTCGGCCAGATGCACCCCTTGCAATCCCTGATCGGCGGCGGCTTGCCAATACGGTGGCGGATTGTCCACCGCAGCCTCCATGGCGGCGTGCAACACCTCCGACGGCGCCACCCGCGCCACCAGGGACCGCACCGACTCGGCCAGGTCTTGATGCTCAGGAGTTATCGCGATCGGCATTGTTCGCCTTCCCATGCTTTCGGCGCCGTTGAGCCCAGCACCTTCCAACCTACAAACCGGCCGGTTGGTTGACCACGTTGGCTAGCCGCTGGCCGTCGCGCAGCCGACGGCAGTTCGCCACCGCCTCGGTCAGATAGCGCCGCATCGTGTCGGCGGTGTACCAGGTGACGTGCGGGGTCAGCACCACATTGTCCAGGCCGAGTAACGGGTTGTCCGGTTGCACCGGTTCGACGTCGAACACGTCCAGTCCCGCGGCGGCCAGGCGGCCACCGCGCAGCGCATCGGCGAGCACCGCCTCGTCGACGATGGCGCCGCGCGACGTATTGACAAGCACCGCGGTCGATTTCATCGACCCGAGCGCCTCGGCATCGAGCAGGTGATGGCTGGCCGCGGTCAACGGCAGGTGCAGCGAGACGATGTCGCTGGCCGCCAGCAACTCCGGCAGGGGCCGCCAGGACGGACGCCCGTCGTCGCCGGTGCTGGTGTGCAGCACCGTTGCTCCCATCGCGGCGAGGATGGATTCCACACGTTTGGCGATGTTGCCGTAGCCGATCAGGCCCACGGTGCAACCGCCGATGTCGCGCACCGTCTCGCCCAGCGCCGGGTCGGCCGGCCAGCCCCGGCCCTGACGGATCGCGCGATCAAGCTGCGGCAGCCGACGCAGCGCGGCCAGCATCATCAGCACCGTGCCCTCGGCCACCGAAGGCGCGTTGGCGCCCGGCATGTTCGCGACCGCGATACCGCACTCGGTGGCGGCGTCGACGTCGATGGTGTTCACGCCGGCGCCGAGTTTGTGGACCAGCCTCAGTCGTGCGCCGCGGCGCAGATCGGCGGCCGAAAGTGGGCGCAGCACATGCCAAATCACGTCGGCTTCGGGTAACTCACGGTAGAACGTGGGGTCGTCTTGCTCGGCACACCAGCGAATGTCGAGCCAATCCGCTTCGTCGGCAAGGTATTCGAGCACCTTCGCGCCGGGCACGAAGTGGGCAAGGACTCTTAGGGCCACCGCTGGGTGATCCACTCGGTGATGAGGTCGGCCTGTTCGCCGCGGGCGCCCGGGGTGGTGAAGTAGTGGTCGCTGTCGATCGAGGCCCGGGCTTTGTCGGTGCTGGCCAAGGCGTCGTAGATGCGCTGGGCGTCTGACGGGAAGACGCCGGTGTCGGCCTCGGCATTGATCACCAGCGCGGGGCAGGTGATGCGGTTCAAATGTGGCTCGGCCCGGGTCTGTGCCACCCGAAGGCTCCACATCCCCAGCCAGTTGCGCACCGTGCACGCCGCCGCGATACCCCGCGCGGACCGGTTGGCCCGCACCGGAGTGCCCGCGTAACACATGTTGGGCTCGCGTTTGGTGGGCTCAATGGTGGGGTCGACCATGCGGGGATCGGCCCAGGTGCGCATCACTGTGAACGGCCGATCCGAGAAGCCCGCGGCGCGAACGCGTTTGAGCTCGGATTCGGCCCAGTCGGTGATGGCGTGGTTGCGCGCGGTTTGGGCTGCGCGATAACGGCGCAGGAACTCCGGTGCGTACGGGGGGCCGTTACCCGGGTCGAACAGGTCGAGGTCTGGGTCGGTGGCGACCGGGTCGGTCTCGTCGACCACGGCGGCGTCCATCCAGGCCGTCAGGACCTCCGGGCGGCCGGGGTGTGCCGCGGTGGCCACGTACCCGTCCGCCGCGGGCAACTCCGTCAACCCCTCGGCGGGCCGCATGCCTTCCAGCGCAGTCACATTGGGCTCGACCGCCTGCGACTGGTAGGCGGCCATCAACGAGCCGCCACCGGAATTGCCAAGCAAGATCACCACTTCCACGCCCTGCTCTTCGCGCAACCAGTGCACCCCGACTCCGATGTCGACCAGCGCGTGATCGAGCATGAAGCTGGACTCGAAGCCGCGAAACCTGGTGTTCCAGCCCAGGAACCCGATGCCGCGGGTGGCCAGGTAGTCGGCGAGGTAGTGCTCGGAGAAGTCGATTTGGTAATGCGTGGCGATCATCGCCACCTTGGGCTGGTGTCCTACCCCTCGGTGGTAGAGCCCCTGGCAGGGGTGGCCGCCGGCGCCGGCCCGCCCAGCCGTGCGCGATGGCAGCCCGACGAACTCGCGAAGCACCCCGGGGGCGCCGGTAGGACGGGTCAATTCAGCGATCCTCCGAAGATAGCGCGGTAATAGATGTTGGCCAGCGTCCGGATGCAGGCCTGGTCGTCGGGCTCCTTGCCGCCACTGAGTTGGATGTAGCAGAACTGGTTGAACATCGCCACGATCGCTTCGGCGATGAGGTCGGGATCATCGTCGGCGCAGTGGCCCTCGGCTTGGGCGCGTCGGACCGTTTCGGCGATGAACGAGATCGGGATGGCGCACATCTGCGCCCAGTATTCGGCGAAGTCTTCGTTGACCATCGCCAGCTGGGAAACGCTGATGATCTCCGCCAGGCGGTGGCGGTAGGTCTGCCAGTGGGCGGCGGCGGCCTCATACGCGCGCTCACGATCCGACATTCCGTGTCGGGTCACCGACGCCGCCCGTTCGTTGGCTTCGTCGCGAAAGCGCATGGCCCACTGGCGGACCATCGCCTCTTTGGAGTCGTAATAGTTGTAGAAGGACGCGGCCGATCGGCCGGCTTCGGCGGCGATGTCGGCAATGGTGGTGGCCAGGAAGCCCTTGCGGGCGATGACCGTGCGGGCGGCGTTGTCGATGGCGGCTTGGGTGCGGCGGCCGCGGTGCGTGGGGAAGTGCGGCGGATGTTTCGCCGGACCGGACCTGTGATCGGACCTCGTCAACAGCGGCGCACCTTCCCGGGAAACTGAACCTGATGTTAGATTCAGAATCATCGCTTGGCCAGATGGGAGTGGTGACATGATCAAGCCGCACAACACGAACACGGAATTCGAACTCGGCGGGATCAATCACGTCGCCCTGGTGTGCTCAGACATGGCGGCCACCGTCGACTTCTACCGCAACATCCTGGGCATGCCGCTGATCAAGTCGCTGGATCTGCCCGGCGGCGCCGGCCAGCACTTCTTCTTCGACGCCGGCAACGGTGACTGCGTGGCGTTCTTCTGGTTCGCCGACGCGCCCGACCGGGTACCGGGCGTCTCGTCACCGGGTGCCATCCCGGGTATCGGCGACATCACCAGCGCGGTCAGCACCATGAACCACCTCGCATTCCATGTGCCCGCCGAGAAGTTCGACGCCTACCGCCAACGCCTGAAAGACAAAGGCGTGCGGGTGGGCCCGATCCTCAACCACGACGAAAGTCCGATGCAGGTCTCGGCGACCGTGCACCCCGGGGTGTACGTGCGCTCCTTCTACTTCCAGGACCCCGACGGCATCACCCTGGAATTCGCCTGTTGGACTAAAGAATTCGCCGACAACGACACGCAGGCCGTGCCGAAGACGGCGGCTGACCGCCGGCCTGCGGTGACGGCTGGCGCTGACCGTTAGAACCGCCCGCGGCGGGGAAAACAAGTGCCATGACCCAAGCCATCTTGACCGATCTGCAGATTGCGGCGATGACGCCCGCGCAGCGGCGAGACCTGATCATCCGGCTCGAGTTGCCCGTAGAAGAACTGGAAGACCCTCAGGCTCTCGACCGCATGCGCAAGATCCGCCTGAGCCTGATCGTCGGTGGCTGCATCGTGATGATTCCGTGGATCGGCTACCTGGCGACGACGCTGCCGCAGAAATACGTCGCCCATAACTGGCCCGTCACCTGGATCGGGTTCGACATCCTGCTGATGTGTTTCATGGCCGCGACGGCCATCTTCGGTTATCTGCGCCGCCTGCTGCTGCTGTTGACCGGGTTCACCACTGGCGTGCTGCTGATCTGCGACGCCTGGTTCGACCTGATGACCGCCGGGCCCGAAGATGCGTGGTTGTCGGTGATCACGGCCATGCTGATCCAGGTGCCGATGGCGTTCCTGCTGATCGGCGGCGCCCTTCGAGTGTTGCGCCTCAGTCAGGCCCGGGTGCTGGTCGATCCGGACCGGCGGCTGTGGCAGCTGCCGCTGCTGCCGTGACGGTGTCGCCCGAATAGAGGCTCGGCTTGGTCAGTTCGTCGAGCAGCGAGGCCAGGTGATCGGCGAACTCGTCGGGCGCCATGCGCACATCGCCGGCCAGCCATGCGCTGATCGTCTGCCCTACGCCACCCACGGCAAAGTGAGCGCCGGCTTTGACGCGGTCATTTGCCGGCGCGCGCAGGCTGTCCACCGCATGCTGGCCAGACAGCATGGCGAACAGGGCACTGGATTCGGCGCGCTTGCGCATGATCACGGCATTGGCCAGTTTGGTGCTGAACAGCAGGCGCCCGATGCGAGCGTCTTCGGCGACGGTCCGCACGATGTTGGCCATGCCCGCGCGGCTCTGTTCGTGCGGCGGTACCGCGGCAACCGCCGCCTGCGTGGTGGTGACCAGTTCGGCGATCACCCAGTCGAACACACCGCTGACCAATTCGTCCTTGTCGGCGAAGCTTTCGTAGAAGTAGCGCGCCGAAAGCCCGGCGCGCCGGCAGATCCCGCGCACGGTCAACTCGGCGATGTCGTGGTCGTCGGCCCCCAGCACATCGAGCCCGGCGGCTAGCAACTGGCGCCGGCGCACGGCCAGCCGCTCGGCCGGCTCCACGCCCCGGTAGGGCCGCGCGCTGGAGGTGTCCGCGGACTGCTCATGAGCCACTCTT from Mycobacterium kubicae includes these protein-coding regions:
- a CDS encoding 5-oxoprolinase/urea amidolyase family protein, yielding MTTLEILRSGPMAIVQDLGRPGLAHLGVGRSGAADRRSHTLANRLVANPDDRATVEVTLGGFAARVCGGDLDIAVTGADADPTVDGNIFGNNSIHHVHDGQVISLTTPRAGLRTYLAVRGGICVKPVLGSRSYDVMSAIGPSPLRTGDVLPVGDHTADYPELDQAAVAAITDDVVELLAVPGPRDDWFVDPDALVHTVWVASDRSDRVGMRLSGRPLRHRNPDRQLPSEGLTRGAIQVPPNGLPVILGPDHPLTGGYPVIGVVIDEDIDKVAQVRPGQRVQLHWARPRRPPEW
- a CDS encoding 5-oxoprolinase subunit B family protein; this translates as MSVTESSMEPALACDVLDYGDRALMLQCRDTTAVLAWTEALRGAALPGVVDIVPGSQTVLVKLAEPRHQGLTRQRIRRLRVVGSDAAATGNDEIVIDVVYDGPDLAEVAEHTGLTTAQVINAHTATRWRVGFSGFAPGFAYLIDGDPRLRVPRRAEPRTSVPAGSVALAGEFSAVYPRQSPGGWQLIGHTEAVLWDIDRPNPALLTPGMWVRFRAA
- a CDS encoding ABC transporter substrate-binding protein, with the translated sequence MHKGWSRRGFLHVAGAAGLLATGATGSLSGCSKPKPPPGTAGGDAVTVNHLFGQTVIKQPPKRVVSAGYTEQDDLLAVGVVPIAVTNWFGDQPFAVWPWAQPKLGSAQPVVLNLDNGIPVEQIGGLKPDLIVAINAGLDADTYQKLSAIAPTLAQSEGDAFFEPWKDQATAIGTAVFQADQMKSLIGAVDQRFTDIAAKNQQWKGKKALLLQGRLWQGSVIATPGGWRTDFLNQMGLIIADSIKPFVASNRAVIPREQIKPVLDSADVVIWTTESPEEQHALLADPEVAGAQATVQNRHIFTSKDLAGAIAFSSPLSYPVVADQLPPLIGKILG
- a CDS encoding DNA polymerase domain-containing protein produces the protein MARPVSLEIAGREVAITHPDKVIFPEHGGRPGLTKLDLVRYYLSVADGALRGVAGRPMILKRFVKGISVEAVFQKRAPANRPGWVDVAELHYASGTSAAEAVIHDAPGLAWVINLGCVDLNPHPVLAGDLDHPDELRVDLDPMPGVDWQRILAVALVTREVLEDYGLVPWPKTSGSRGFHIYARIAPRWPFKQVRLAAQTIAREVERRAPELATSRWWKEEREGVFVDFNQNAKDRTVASAYSVRATPDARVSTPLHWDEVATCRPEAFTIATVPDRFADVGDPWAGMDDAVGGLDQLLALAEELGPPEKAPRGSRKSADGRRQSSMPLIEVARTKTKDEAMAALDVWRERHPAAAERLQPADVLVDGMRGPSSIWYRIRINLQHVPAEQRPPQEELIADYSPWVGYQPKPRPSN
- a CDS encoding acyl-CoA dehydrogenase encodes the protein MPIAITPEHQDLAESVRSLVARVAPSEVLHAAMEAAVDNPPPYWQAAADQGLQGVHLAESVGGQGFGILELAVVLAEFGYGAVPGPFVPSAIASALIAAHDPDAKVLADLASGAAIAAYALDSTLTATRHGDALVIRGEVRAVPAAAQASVLVLPVAIDSGEEWVLLPAEELEIEPVRSLDPLRPVAHVRVNAVEIGDDAVLSNLSMATAHALMTTLLSAEAVGVARWATDTATEYAKIREQFGRPIGQFQAIKHKCAEMVADTERATAAVWDAARAIDEASGFEFAAAVAATLAPAAAQRCAQDCIQVHGGIGFTWEHDTNVYYRRALMLAASFGRSSEYPQRVVDVATTSGMRPVNIDLDPETEKLRAEIRAEVTALKDMSDREARKVAIAEAGWVLPYLPKPWGRASNPVEQVIIAQEFTSGRVKRPQVGIAAWIIPSIVAFGTDEQQQRFLPPTFRGEMIWCQLFSEPGAGSDLAGLSTKATRVDGGWRITGQKIWTTAAQYSQWGALLARTDPDAPKHNGITYFLLDMKSEGVQVKPLRELTGHEMFNTVYIDDVFVPDDCVLGEVNRGWEVSRNTLTAERVSIGSSEANFLATLAEFVEFVRDGQFDQVARHRAGQLIAEGHAAKLLNLRSTLLTIAGGDAMPSAAISKLLSMRTGQGYAEFAVASFGTDAAIGDTDELPGKWGEYLLASRATTIYGGTSEVQLNIIAERLLGLPRDP
- a CDS encoding 2-hydroxyacid dehydrogenase — encoded protein: MALRVLAHFVPGAKVLEYLADEADWLDIRWCAEQDDPTFYRELPEADVIWHVLRPLSAADLRRGARLRLVHKLGAGVNTIDVDAATECGIAVANMPGANAPSVAEGTVLMMLAALRRLPQLDRAIRQGRGWPADPALGETVRDIGGCTVGLIGYGNIAKRVESILAAMGATVLHTSTGDDGRPSWRPLPELLAASDIVSLHLPLTAASHHLLDAEALGSMKSTAVLVNTSRGAIVDEAVLADALRGGRLAAAGLDVFDVEPVQPDNPLLGLDNVVLTPHVTWYTADTMRRYLTEAVANCRRLRDGQRLANVVNQPAGL
- a CDS encoding alpha/beta hydrolase; translation: MTRPTGAPGVLREFVGLPSRTAGRAGAGGHPCQGLYHRGVGHQPKVAMIATHYQIDFSEHYLADYLATRGIGFLGWNTRFRGFESSFMLDHALVDIGVGVHWLREEQGVEVVILLGNSGGGSLMAAYQSQAVEPNVTALEGMRPAEGLTELPAADGYVATAAHPGRPEVLTAWMDAAVVDETDPVATDPDLDLFDPGNGPPYAPEFLRRYRAAQTARNHAITDWAESELKRVRAAGFSDRPFTVMRTWADPRMVDPTIEPTKREPNMCYAGTPVRANRSARGIAAACTVRNWLGMWSLRVAQTRAEPHLNRITCPALVINAEADTGVFPSDAQRIYDALASTDKARASIDSDHYFTTPGARGEQADLITEWITQRWP
- a CDS encoding TetR/AcrR family transcriptional regulator, whose protein sequence is MTRSDHRSGPAKHPPHFPTHRGRRTQAAIDNAARTVIARKGFLATTIADIAAEAGRSAASFYNYYDSKEAMVRQWAMRFRDEANERAASVTRHGMSDRERAYEAAAAHWQTYRHRLAEIISVSQLAMVNEDFAEYWAQMCAIPISFIAETVRRAQAEGHCADDDPDLIAEAIVAMFNQFCYIQLSGGKEPDDQACIRTLANIYYRAIFGGSLN